The proteins below are encoded in one region of Candidatus Zixiibacteriota bacterium:
- the folK gene encoding 2-amino-4-hydroxy-6-hydroxymethyldihydropteridine diphosphokinase produces the protein MGAPSSTGQAFIGVGSNIGDRLEHINRAAELLCRTDGVRTLISAPIYKTRPVGPAGPGNFYNTVFRLTVALSPCQLWRRLQEIEVALGRPPVRTPGHVGARTIDLDLLLYDDLIIQNEDLTVPHPRLCQRAFVLVPLCDLAPDFCCPESGLSIRELLAQLPPSIELIGRVADPVTVDISVR, from the coding sequence ATGGGCGCACCATCATCGACGGGACAGGCATTCATCGGCGTCGGTTCGAACATCGGCGACCGGCTGGAACACATCAACCGGGCGGCGGAGTTGCTGTGCCGGACCGACGGTGTCCGCACGCTCATCAGCGCCCCGATCTACAAGACGCGTCCCGTCGGACCCGCCGGGCCGGGAAACTTCTACAACACCGTGTTCCGATTGACGGTCGCGCTCTCTCCATGCCAACTCTGGCGACGTTTGCAGGAGATCGAAGTGGCGTTGGGACGCCCCCCGGTTCGGACCCCGGGGCATGTTGGGGCGCGCACCATCGATTTGGACTTGCTTCTCTATGATGATCTGATCATCCAGAATGAGGATCTGACTGTGCCCCATCCGAGACTGTGCCAACGAGCGTTTGTCCTGGTACCGTTGTGTGACCTGGCGCCCGATTTCTGCTGCCCGGAATCGGGGCTCTCGATCCGCGAGCTGTTGGCGCAACTACCGCCGTCGATCGAGCTCATCGGCCGGGTCGCCGACCCCGTCACCGTCGACATCTCCGTGAGATAG
- a CDS encoding aminotransferase class I/II-fold pyridoxal phosphate-dependent enzyme, with translation MAPLTRKILLDRTDRMQRLGVPSMDLEQTALRLGRREVEIIDLSRLTVSGTLTAREVDSVAVVSERGSSDWQEPTEADFATLTDAFVRWYDHRFGVALDPAREVVAAPNPIVGLFSLSLAFVEAGDLVLLPDPGAAFYRGTIVLAGGGAVPYHLWERNDYLPSFPGLEAGLVGRTRMMVLSHPHNPTTAAADVGVHVQAVAFARQHQVLLAHDSAFTFAVDGAFRPRSFLQTHGAKGVGVEISPIGVNFGLTNLPVTFVCGNRDAVAAAAFLLQRSGLHPSRAALRVAQHLLEHAEEILARRTGRLKASRQLLTETAVALGWNPRSSPTAPFLWIAIPTTLNSEAFCRRILRRTGILLNPGTAFGERGEGFVRMAIPEDHAVAVAAAERLQRHARFYQRPLPRHRPLRVRRRNRPPTPT, from the coding sequence ATGGCACCGCTCACGCGCAAGATCCTCCTCGATCGCACCGATCGCATGCAACGCCTGGGGGTCCCCTCGATGGACTTGGAGCAAACGGCGTTGCGACTGGGACGGCGCGAAGTGGAGATCATCGATTTGTCGCGTTTGACCGTGAGCGGAACGCTGACGGCACGAGAAGTGGACTCCGTGGCCGTTGTATCCGAGCGGGGATCGAGTGACTGGCAGGAACCGACCGAAGCGGATTTCGCGACTCTGACCGACGCCTTTGTCCGTTGGTATGACCACCGCTTCGGCGTCGCGTTGGACCCGGCGCGAGAAGTCGTTGCCGCTCCCAACCCGATCGTCGGTCTGTTCTCACTCTCGCTGGCGTTTGTCGAGGCCGGCGACCTGGTGCTTCTCCCCGATCCCGGCGCCGCGTTTTACCGTGGCACCATCGTTCTGGCGGGCGGCGGTGCGGTTCCCTATCACCTGTGGGAGCGTAACGACTACCTCCCCAGCTTCCCCGGTCTGGAGGCCGGTCTGGTCGGACGGACGCGCATGATGGTGCTGTCCCATCCCCACAACCCGACAACCGCAGCCGCTGATGTCGGCGTCCACGTGCAGGCGGTGGCGTTCGCGCGGCAGCACCAAGTCTTGCTCGCCCACGACAGCGCCTTCACCTTCGCGGTCGACGGCGCCTTCCGCCCCCGATCGTTCTTGCAGACCCACGGTGCCAAGGGGGTCGGAGTCGAGATCAGTCCCATCGGCGTCAACTTCGGCCTGACCAACCTACCCGTGACCTTCGTCTGCGGCAATCGCGACGCCGTGGCGGCGGCGGCCTTCCTGCTGCAACGATCCGGTTTGCACCCGTCACGCGCCGCATTGCGCGTCGCGCAGCATCTGCTCGAACATGCGGAGGAGATCCTGGCCCGCCGGACCGGGCGGCTGAAAGCATCCCGGCAACTTCTCACGGAGACCGCCGTGGCGCTGGGCTGGAATCCGCGCTCCTCACCCACGGCTCCGTTCCTGTGGATCGCGATCCCCACCACGCTCAACAGTGAGGCGTTCTGTCGACGCATCCTCCGGCGCACGGGAATCCTGCTGAACCCGGGGACTGCCTTTGGAGAACGCGGCGAAGGATTCGTCCGCATGGCCATCCCCGAAGACCACGCAGTCGCCGTGGCGGCCGCGGAACGCTTGCAACGGCACGCCCGCTTCTACCAGCGACCGCTCCCCCGTCACCGACCCCTGAGAGTGCGGCGCCGCAACCGCCCGCCAACGCCGACATAG
- a CDS encoding class II aldolase/adducin family protein: MVARPPTRSASALRREMVVIGRRLYERGLIVAAEGNISVRLPNGRTLVTPAGFCKGRMTTRDLVVVDADGRTVSGPWPPSSEVRMHLAALAARTDVNACVHAHPPYATAFAVAGIALTEPVLPEVIVTLRSIPLAEYATPGTGAVGVSIERHIAGADAILLKNHGVLTLGVDLETAFRRMEIVERCAQVICLARGLGHVDHLSPSQVGELFRPNR, from the coding sequence ATGGTTGCACGTCCGCCAACACGTTCGGCATCGGCCTTGCGTCGCGAGATGGTCGTCATCGGCCGCCGTCTCTATGAGCGCGGCCTGATCGTGGCGGCCGAAGGGAACATCTCAGTCCGGCTGCCGAACGGTCGCACCCTGGTGACCCCGGCGGGCTTCTGCAAGGGGAGGATGACCACACGGGACCTGGTGGTCGTCGATGCCGACGGTCGCACCGTCTCGGGACCGTGGCCACCCTCCAGCGAAGTACGCATGCATCTTGCGGCGTTGGCCGCCAGAACCGACGTGAATGCCTGCGTCCATGCCCACCCGCCGTACGCGACCGCTTTTGCTGTGGCGGGAATCGCCCTGACCGAGCCGGTCCTGCCCGAGGTGATCGTGACCTTGCGGTCGATCCCACTGGCCGAGTATGCCACACCCGGAACCGGCGCCGTCGGCGTGTCGATCGAACGGCACATCGCGGGCGCGGATGCGATTCTACTGAAGAACCATGGCGTCCTGACGCTCGGCGTCGATCTGGAGACCGCCTTTCGCCGTATGGAGATCGTGGAACGCTGCGCACAGGTGATCTGTCTGGCCCGAGGTCTGGGTCATGTCGATCACCTGTCGCCGTCGCAGGTCGGTGAACTGTTCAGGCCGAACCGGTAA
- the folB gene encoding dihydroneopterin aldolase has translation MPMATIRLHNMTFYGFHGVSKAERETGRRFEVDCELTIDTSRAADSDRLADTVNYTAVYDTVEEIVQRNKFNLLETVASRISTTLMDRFAVQRVVVRVRKRIPPIPGNLDYIEVELDSAADRLPRRRSRRNG, from the coding sequence ATGCCCATGGCCACCATCCGCCTGCACAACATGACCTTCTACGGCTTCCACGGCGTGTCGAAAGCCGAACGCGAGACCGGACGGCGATTCGAGGTCGACTGCGAACTGACAATTGACACCTCTCGCGCCGCCGATTCCGATCGACTGGCCGACACGGTCAACTATACGGCCGTCTATGACACCGTCGAAGAAATCGTCCAGCGGAACAAGTTCAACCTTCTGGAAACCGTGGCATCGCGCATCAGCACGACATTGATGGATCGATTCGCCGTCCAGCGGGTGGTTGTGCGGGTCCGCAAGAGAATTCCCCCCATTCCGGGGAATCTCGATTACATTGAGGTGGAGCTGGACTCCGCGGCGGATCGCTTACCTCGACGACGGTCGCGGCGAAACGGCTGA